Proteins from one Clupea harengus chromosome 17, Ch_v2.0.2, whole genome shotgun sequence genomic window:
- the zfx gene encoding zinc finger X-chromosomal protein isoform X2: MDEVTALSIHSQEPKIIFHESGGDGEEDDGVVVELQETVLVSDIDGEGMTVHGFAPEELVIQDAIEDVVAEYVQCADDDGLESAIAVETCEMSPDEVALEDEGLQMDDKPEEDGCGDYLMISLDEAGKMVSGDGEKVSVEATLEGQDGEDKDEDGQEVIKVYIFKADSGEEDLGGTVDIDESELDVDEGVELVDSTGLPIREKMVYMSVGDAHETQDDISGEESETCETRNGAASALLHIDESDVIEKLNRQRSKNKNKKRSELHHVQTAIIIGPYGQPLTVYPCMLCGKKFKSRGFLKRHAKNHHQETVNRKKYQCTDCDFTTNKKASLHNHMEIHALSSKVAPFECEICGKEFNQQAALFSHRLQHHHREPKLQITPPQTNKMHKCKFCDYETAEQGLLNRHLLAVHSKNFPHICVECGKGFRHPSELKKHMRTHTGEKPYACHYCDYKSADSSNLKTHVKTKHSKEMPYKCDRCFQTFAEMDELMQHGLTHEEAKSHQCPHCGHKSSNSSDLKRHIISVHTKDYPHKCTICGKGFHRPSELKKHSISHRVRRLHKCRHCNFKIADPFVLSRHILSVHTKEQKALSDKPAAVVATAAAVVAKRTFGAGGASASGPKKAFSAGAAVMKGPRERRVYQCQYCEYSTGDASGFKRHVISIHTKDYPHRCEYCSKGFRRPSEKNQHIIRHHKDLISPE, encoded by the exons ATGGATGAagtgactgctctctccatccattctCAAGAGCCTAAGATCATATTTCATGAATcag GTGGGGATGGCGAGGAAGATGATGGAGTGGTGGTGGAGCTGCAGGAGACTGTTCTGGTCTCTGACATTGATGGAGAAGGCATGACTGTGCACGGCTTCGCTCCGGAGGAGCTCGTGATCCAGGACGCCATTGAGGACGTCGTTGCAGAGTATGTGCAGTGTGCCGATGACGATGGGCTGGAGTCGGCCATCGCCGTGGAGACGTGTGAGATGTCCCCCGACGAAGTGGCACTCGAGGACGAAGGCCTCCAGATGGACGACAAGCCAGAGGAGGATGGTTGCGGCGATTATCTGATGATTTCAT TGGATGAAGCTGGCAAAATGGTGTCGGGTGATGGTGAAAAGGTATCGGTGGAAGCTACTTTAGAGGGGCAGGATGGTGAAGATAAGGATGAAGATGGCCAGGAAGTCATCAAGGTGTACATCTTCAAAGCTGACTCTGGGGAGGAAGACCTTG GTGGGACAGTGGACATTGATGAGAGTGAGCTCGATGTTGATGAAGGTGTGGAGTTGGTGGACTCCACTGGCCTTCCCATCAGGGAGAAAATGGTGTACATGTCTGTCGGAGATGCTCATGAAACTCAGGATGACATCA gtggagaggagagtgagaccTGTGAGACAAGGAACGGGGCGGCCAGCGCTCTCCTTCACATTGACGAGTCCGACGTTATTGAAAAGCTGAATCGGCAGCGGagcaagaacaaaaacaaaaaacgctCCGAGCTCCATCATGTTCAGACAG CCATCATCATTGGGCCTTATGGGCAACCTTTGACCGTCTACCCATGCATGCTCTGTGGCAAAAAATTCAAGTCGCGAGGCTTCCTGAAGCGCCACGCCAAGAACCACCACCAGGAGACGGTCAACCGGAAGAAGTACCAGTGTACGGACTGCGACTTCACCACCAACAAAAAGGCCAGCCTGCACAACCACATGGAGATCCACGCGCTCAGCAGCAAGGTGGCCCCCTTCGAGTGCGAGATCTGTGGCAAGGAGTTCAACCAGCAGGCGGCGCTCTTCTCCCACCGTCTGCAGCACCACCACCGTGAGCCCAAGCTCCAGATCACGCCGCCCCAAACCAATAAGATGCACAAGTGCAAGTTTTGCGACTACGAGACGGCCGAGCAGGGCCTCCTGAACCGCCACCTACTGGCTGTGCACAGCAAGAACTTTCCCCACATCTGCGTGGAGTGTGGCAAGGGCTTCCGGCACCCGTCTGAGCTGAAGAAGCACATGCGAACGCATACGGGCGAGAAGCCGTACGCCTGTCACTACTGCGACTACAAGTCGGCCGACTCGTCCAACCTGAAGACGCACGTGAAGACCAAGCACAGCAAGGAGATGCCGTACAAGTGCGACCGCTGCTTCCAGACGTTCGCCGAGATGGACGAGCTGATGCAACACGGGCTGACGCACGAGGAGGCCAAGTCGCACCAGTGCCCACACTGCGGCCACAAGAGCTCCAACTCCAGCGACCTGAAGCGCCACATCATCTCGGTGCACACCAAAGACTACCCGCACAAGTGCACCATCTGTGGCAAGGGCTTCCACCGGCCGTCCGAGCTCAAGAAGCACTCCATCTCGCACCGCGTGCGCCGGCTGCACAAGTGCCGACACTGCAACTTCAAGATTGCGGACCCCTTCGTTCTGAGCAGGCACATTCTCTCGGTGCACACCAAGGAGCAGAAGGCCTTGTCCGACAAGCCAGCTGCCGTGGTAGCGACGGCGGCAGCGGTGGTGGCCAAAAGGACCTTTGGGGCTGGAGGGGCTTCGGCATCGGGGCCTAAGAAGGCCTTCTCTGCTGGGGCGGCGGTGATGAAGGGACCCAGGGAGAGGCGGGTGTACCAGTGCCAGTACTGCGAGTACAGCACAGGCGATGCCTCGGGCTTCAAGCGGCACGTCATCTCCATTCACACCAAGGACTACCCGCACCGCTGCGAATACTGCTCCAAGGGCTTCCGGCGGCCTTCGGAAAAGAACCAGCACATCATACGCCACCACAAGGACTTGATATCCCCGGAATGA
- the eif2s3 gene encoding eukaryotic translation initiation factor 2 subunit 3, translated as MAGDESGVTLGQPHLAKQDLSSLDVSILTPLSPEVISRQATINIGTIGHVAHGKSTVVKAISGVHTVRFKNELERNITIKLGYANAKVYKLEDPSCPRPECYRSCGSSTPDEFQTDIPGTKGNFKLVRHVSFVDCPGHDILMATMLNGAAVMDAALLLIAGNESCPQPQTSEHLAAIEIMKLKHILILQNKIDLVKESQAKEQYEQILAFVQGTVAEGAPIIPISAQLKYNIEVVCEYIVKKIPVPIRDFISEPRLIVIRSFDVNKPGCEVDDLKGGVAGGSILKGVLKVGQEIEVRPGIVSKDHEGKLMCKPIFSKIVSLFAEHNDLQYAVPGGLIGVGTKIDPTLCRADRMVGQVLGAVGALPEIFTELEISYFLLRRLLGVRTEGDKKAAKVQKLSKNEVLMVNIGSLSTGGRVSAVKADLAKIVLTNPVCTEVGEKIALSRRVEKHWRLIGWGQIRRGVTITPTVDDD; from the exons ATGGCGGGTGACGAGTCTGGAGTAACGCTGGGCCAACCACATCTAGCAAAACAAGACCTTAGTAGCTTA GATGTGAGCATACTGACTCCTCTATCTCCCGAGGTCATTAGCAGACAGGCTACCATCAATATTG GTACCATTGGCCATGTGGCACACGGGAAATCTACTGTAGTGAAGGCCATCTCCGGTGTGCACACTGTCAGATTCAAAAATGAACTGGAGAGGAACATCACCATCAAATTGGGATATGCCAACGCTAAG GTCTACAAACTGGAGGATCCCAGCTGCCCTCGGCCTGAATGTTACAGGTCATGTGGAAGTAGCACTCCTGATGAATTTCAAACAGACATACCTGGCACAAAGGGCAACTTTAAACTTGTCAG aCATGTTTCATTTGTAGACTGCCCTGGTCACGACATTCTGATGGCCACTATGCTGAACGGCGCTGCTGTCATGGACGCTGCTCTTCTTCTAATTG CCGGCAACGAATCCTGCCCACAGCCTCAGACATCTGAACATCTGGCTGCCATTGAAATCATGAAGCTGAAACACATCCTGATACTGCAGAATAAGATCGACTTGGTGAAGGAGAGTCAGGCTAAGGAACAGTATGAACAGATCCTGGCCTTCGTACAAG GGACAGTGGCTGAGGGAGCCCCCATCATTCCTATTTCGGCACAGTTGAAGTACAACATTGAAGTGGTTTGTGAGTACATTGTGAAGAAGATCCCTGTGCCTATTCGTGACTTCATCTCTGAGCCCAGACTAATTG TCATCCGATCCTTTGATGTCAACAAGCCTGGATGTGAAGTGGATGACCTGAAGGGGGGTGTGGCTGGTGGCAGTATTCTCAAAGGAGTGCTGAAG GTGGGACAGGAGATTGAGGTCAGGCCTGGTATCGTCTCAAAGGACCATGAAGGGAAGCTGATGTGCAAACCCATCTTCTCAAAGATCGTGTCCCTGTTTGCTGAACACAACGACCTTCAGTATGCTGTGCCTGGTGGCCTGATTG GTGTGGGCACAAAGATTGACCCAACACTGTGTCGGGCTGACCGTATGGTGGGGCAGGTTCTGGGTGCTGTCGGAGCATTGCCAGAGATCTTCACGGAGCTGGAGATCTCGTACTTTCTGTTGCGGCGACTGCTGGGCGTGCGCACTGAAGGAGACAAGAAGGCAGCAAAG GTTCAGAAACTCTCAAAGAACGAGGTGCTGATGGTCAACATAGGATCCCTGTCAACTGGCGGTCGTGTGAGTGCTGTGAAGGCTGATCTTGCCAAGATTGTGCTCACAAACCCTGTATGCACAGAAGTAGGGGAGAAGATTGCCCTAAGTCGTAGAGTAGAGAAACATTGGCG TTTGATCGGTTGGGGACAAATCAGGAGAGGAGTGACCATAACACCCACAGTGGACGACGACTGA
- the LOC105905217 gene encoding lipocalin, with translation MTTAIMRLLGVLLCSIFATAEVMPMADFDLQPMAGKWYIVGFATNAQWFVNHRQNMKMGTAILTPTAGGDLDLSYANLNSDGSCWRMTHLAKKTDTPGRFTFRSQRWNNENDMRVVDARPDEFALVHTIKIKDGVSEVLNKIYGRSADLSPELLEKFRQFSLDTGISADNIAILPPNGECADA, from the exons ATGACGACTGCCATTATGAGGTTGTTAGGAGTGCTCCTGTGCTCCATCTTCGCCACTGCCGAGGTGATGCCCATGGCTGACTTTGACTTGCAGCCG ATGGCAGGAAAGTGGTACATAGTTGGTTTCGCCACAAATGCTCAGTGGTTTGTCAACCACAGGCAAAACATGAAGATGGGCACCGCCATCCTTACTCCCACTGCTGGAGGTGATTTGGACCTTAGCTATGCCAACTTGAA CTCTGATGGGTCCTGCTGGAGGATGACTCACCTGGCCAAGAAGACAGACACCCCTGGGCGTTTCACTTTCCGTAGCCAAC GCTGGAATAATGAAAATGACATGCGTGTGGTGGATGCCAGACCTGATGAGTTTGCGCTTGTCCACACAATCAAAATCAAAGATGGCGTGTCTGAGGTTCTGAACAAAATTTACG GACGCAGCGCTGACCTGAGCCCTGAGCTGCTGGAGAAATTCAGACAGTTCAGCCTGGACACCGGCATCTCAGCAGACAACATTGCCATTCTGCCCCCTAATG GGGAGTGTGCAGATGCATAA
- the zfx gene encoding zinc finger X-chromosomal protein isoform X1, which yields MDEVTALSIHSQEPKIIFHESGGDGEEDDGVVVELQETVLVSDIDGEGMTVHGFAPEELVIQDAIEDVVAEYVQCADDDGLESAIAVETCEMSPDEVALEDEGLQMDDKPEEDGCGDYLMISLDEAGKMVSGDGEKVSVEATLEGQDGEDKDEDGQEVIKVYIFKADSGEEDLGGTVDIDESELDVDEGVELVDSTGLPIREKMVYMSVGDAHETQDDINVAKISDEVYMEVVVGGEEAGNQLSFNSTALSKEFMPVAWAAACGGEESETCETRNGAASALLHIDESDVIEKLNRQRSKNKNKKRSELHHVQTAIIIGPYGQPLTVYPCMLCGKKFKSRGFLKRHAKNHHQETVNRKKYQCTDCDFTTNKKASLHNHMEIHALSSKVAPFECEICGKEFNQQAALFSHRLQHHHREPKLQITPPQTNKMHKCKFCDYETAEQGLLNRHLLAVHSKNFPHICVECGKGFRHPSELKKHMRTHTGEKPYACHYCDYKSADSSNLKTHVKTKHSKEMPYKCDRCFQTFAEMDELMQHGLTHEEAKSHQCPHCGHKSSNSSDLKRHIISVHTKDYPHKCTICGKGFHRPSELKKHSISHRVRRLHKCRHCNFKIADPFVLSRHILSVHTKEQKALSDKPAAVVATAAAVVAKRTFGAGGASASGPKKAFSAGAAVMKGPRERRVYQCQYCEYSTGDASGFKRHVISIHTKDYPHRCEYCSKGFRRPSEKNQHIIRHHKDLISPE from the exons ATGGATGAagtgactgctctctccatccattctCAAGAGCCTAAGATCATATTTCATGAATcag GTGGGGATGGCGAGGAAGATGATGGAGTGGTGGTGGAGCTGCAGGAGACTGTTCTGGTCTCTGACATTGATGGAGAAGGCATGACTGTGCACGGCTTCGCTCCGGAGGAGCTCGTGATCCAGGACGCCATTGAGGACGTCGTTGCAGAGTATGTGCAGTGTGCCGATGACGATGGGCTGGAGTCGGCCATCGCCGTGGAGACGTGTGAGATGTCCCCCGACGAAGTGGCACTCGAGGACGAAGGCCTCCAGATGGACGACAAGCCAGAGGAGGATGGTTGCGGCGATTATCTGATGATTTCAT TGGATGAAGCTGGCAAAATGGTGTCGGGTGATGGTGAAAAGGTATCGGTGGAAGCTACTTTAGAGGGGCAGGATGGTGAAGATAAGGATGAAGATGGCCAGGAAGTCATCAAGGTGTACATCTTCAAAGCTGACTCTGGGGAGGAAGACCTTG GTGGGACAGTGGACATTGATGAGAGTGAGCTCGATGTTGATGAAGGTGTGGAGTTGGTGGACTCCACTGGCCTTCCCATCAGGGAGAAAATGGTGTACATGTCTGTCGGAGATGCTCATGAAACTCAGGATGACATCA ATGTTGCAAAGATATCCGATGAGGTTTacatggaggtggtggtgggaggagaggaggcgggaAATCAGCTCTCGTTCAACAGCACCGCGCTGAGCAAGGAGTTCATGCCTGTGGCGTGGGCCGCTGCCTGTG gtggagaggagagtgagaccTGTGAGACAAGGAACGGGGCGGCCAGCGCTCTCCTTCACATTGACGAGTCCGACGTTATTGAAAAGCTGAATCGGCAGCGGagcaagaacaaaaacaaaaaacgctCCGAGCTCCATCATGTTCAGACAG CCATCATCATTGGGCCTTATGGGCAACCTTTGACCGTCTACCCATGCATGCTCTGTGGCAAAAAATTCAAGTCGCGAGGCTTCCTGAAGCGCCACGCCAAGAACCACCACCAGGAGACGGTCAACCGGAAGAAGTACCAGTGTACGGACTGCGACTTCACCACCAACAAAAAGGCCAGCCTGCACAACCACATGGAGATCCACGCGCTCAGCAGCAAGGTGGCCCCCTTCGAGTGCGAGATCTGTGGCAAGGAGTTCAACCAGCAGGCGGCGCTCTTCTCCCACCGTCTGCAGCACCACCACCGTGAGCCCAAGCTCCAGATCACGCCGCCCCAAACCAATAAGATGCACAAGTGCAAGTTTTGCGACTACGAGACGGCCGAGCAGGGCCTCCTGAACCGCCACCTACTGGCTGTGCACAGCAAGAACTTTCCCCACATCTGCGTGGAGTGTGGCAAGGGCTTCCGGCACCCGTCTGAGCTGAAGAAGCACATGCGAACGCATACGGGCGAGAAGCCGTACGCCTGTCACTACTGCGACTACAAGTCGGCCGACTCGTCCAACCTGAAGACGCACGTGAAGACCAAGCACAGCAAGGAGATGCCGTACAAGTGCGACCGCTGCTTCCAGACGTTCGCCGAGATGGACGAGCTGATGCAACACGGGCTGACGCACGAGGAGGCCAAGTCGCACCAGTGCCCACACTGCGGCCACAAGAGCTCCAACTCCAGCGACCTGAAGCGCCACATCATCTCGGTGCACACCAAAGACTACCCGCACAAGTGCACCATCTGTGGCAAGGGCTTCCACCGGCCGTCCGAGCTCAAGAAGCACTCCATCTCGCACCGCGTGCGCCGGCTGCACAAGTGCCGACACTGCAACTTCAAGATTGCGGACCCCTTCGTTCTGAGCAGGCACATTCTCTCGGTGCACACCAAGGAGCAGAAGGCCTTGTCCGACAAGCCAGCTGCCGTGGTAGCGACGGCGGCAGCGGTGGTGGCCAAAAGGACCTTTGGGGCTGGAGGGGCTTCGGCATCGGGGCCTAAGAAGGCCTTCTCTGCTGGGGCGGCGGTGATGAAGGGACCCAGGGAGAGGCGGGTGTACCAGTGCCAGTACTGCGAGTACAGCACAGGCGATGCCTCGGGCTTCAAGCGGCACGTCATCTCCATTCACACCAAGGACTACCCGCACCGCTGCGAATACTGCTCCAAGGGCTTCCGGCGGCCTTCGGAAAAGAACCAGCACATCATACGCCACCACAAGGACTTGATATCCCCGGAATGA
- the c8g gene encoding complement component C8 gamma chain, producing MRSTWICMVILTALGGLNTGGWVGASRSQGGRNRNRQKESPIDKITADPNLSLNLMAGKWFLISAASKCPYLLENGFKVESTFISVTPPTSTDGLLVSTHRKLNQQCWEIKQEYQTTKTTGRFLFSNKNPRKNIDIVIAETDHSSYVILYFQRQGKISMKLYGRSPKVPDSIADKFEELAAKQNLGLDYVFQFPDYSFCETTDKDYVLVI from the exons ATGAGGAGCACATGGATCTGTATGGTTATACTGACAGCACTTGGAGGACTGAATACAGGGGGGTGGGTTGGAGCCTCGAGAAGCCAAGGTGGGCGAAACCGGAACAGGCAGAAGGAAAGCCCCATCGACAAGATCACTGCAGACCCCAACCTCAGCCTTAACCTG ATGGCCGGGAAATGGTTTCTGATTAGTGCCGCCTCAAAATGCCCCTACCTCCTGGAAAATGGTTTTAAAGTGGAGAGTACTTTCATCTCTGTGACACCACCTACCTCCACTGATGGTCTGTTGGTCAGCACTCACAGGAAACT GAATCAGCAGTGTTGGGAGATCAAGCAAGAGTACCAGACCACTAAAACCACAGGAAGATTCTTGTTCTCGA ACAAGAATccaagaaaaaacattgatatTGTGATTGCCGAAACAGACCACAGCTCCTATGTCATATTGTACTTTCAGAGGCAAGGAAAAATCTCCATGAAATTATATG GTCGATCCCCAAAAGTGCCAGACTCTATTGCAGATAAATTTGAGGAGCTCGCAGCAAAACAGAATCTTGGGTTGGATTATGTCTTCCAGTTCCCAGATTACA GCTTCTGTGAGACCACTGACAAAGATTATGTGCTGG TCATATAA